A stretch of Clostridium formicaceticum DNA encodes these proteins:
- a CDS encoding class I SAM-dependent methyltransferase, which yields MEYTGERIIPKLMNPKNGLVIEHIARYAFANEFCKGRVLDIACGSGYGSEILLTDNDKITKLVGIDISTESIAYAKQHYSFPQTSYYTDNALNKDLHTIYGTFDTIISFETIEHFEGDEIFVQNLYNLLKPNGTLIISTPFGRGKDHPCSCPFHVFQYTEEEFLEVLKPFQQIAMYHQIDSTIELPKEDQKYYLMVAVCKK from the coding sequence ATGGAATATACTGGTGAAAGAATCATACCTAAATTAATGAATCCTAAAAACGGATTGGTGATTGAACATATAGCTCGCTATGCATTTGCTAATGAATTTTGTAAAGGGCGTGTATTGGACATAGCCTGTGGCAGTGGTTATGGTAGTGAAATTTTATTAACTGATAACGATAAAATTACAAAGTTGGTTGGTATAGATATCTCCACGGAGTCCATTGCCTATGCCAAGCAACATTACTCCTTTCCACAAACTTCTTACTATACAGATAATGCTTTAAATAAGGACCTTCATACGATCTATGGTACCTTTGATACCATTATAAGCTTTGAGACCATTGAACACTTTGAAGGAGATGAAATTTTTGTTCAAAATCTCTATAACCTATTAAAACCTAATGGTACACTTATTATTTCTACACCTTTTGGTCGTGGTAAAGATCACCCCTGTAGTTGTCCTTTCCATGTTTTTCAGTATACGGAAGAAGAGTTTTTAGAAGTGTTAAAACCCTTTCAACAGATAGCCATGTATCATCAAATTGATTCAACAATTGAGCTTCCCAAAGAAGATCAAAAGTATTATTTGATGGTAGCAGTCTGTAAAAAGTAA
- a CDS encoding amidase domain-containing protein encodes MVIFIRFKRVTVFLLAMVFLSFGGLGIYFLHLSTKTSAAFIDEDLKGMLTIEVQQLFDLRNQALLEKDTDMLANLYATEVRYGLWAYEHELKKMNYLHNWSDKQSIVFKEINSQVIVRSAKNKQEGFSLSLLVSTEYQYVYEDAVKTYNSFRLGTYHVLDLMPDDKRWCITREWYTDPFADSLDLDELKSQEIQQQILSGEPKNLSDLNERRVKAVAYADQYCGAASLPEYSFQYNPKYRNYNPQGGDCANFASQMLYEGGNFRKNSTWNYERGAGSKAWINANAFNNYMLYSGRASLIASGTYEKVLAASHKLLPGDYVAYEKKGKVTHISVVTGIDSKGYALVNSHNSDRYRVPWDLGWSNKGIKFRLVRVHY; translated from the coding sequence ATGGTTATTTTTATTCGATTCAAGAGAGTAACAGTTTTTCTGCTGGCAATGGTCTTTTTATCATTTGGCGGATTGGGCATCTATTTTTTGCATCTATCTACAAAAACTTCTGCTGCATTCATCGATGAGGATTTAAAAGGAATGTTAACGATAGAAGTACAACAGCTATTTGATCTTAGAAACCAAGCTTTACTAGAAAAAGATACCGATATGTTGGCAAATCTGTATGCTACAGAAGTAAGATATGGCTTATGGGCCTATGAACATGAGCTTAAAAAGATGAACTATTTACATAATTGGTCAGATAAACAATCTATAGTATTTAAAGAAATTAATTCGCAGGTTATCGTAAGAAGCGCCAAAAATAAGCAAGAGGGATTTTCCCTAAGCCTTTTGGTTTCCACTGAATATCAGTATGTCTATGAAGATGCTGTTAAAACATACAATTCCTTTAGGCTTGGCACTTATCATGTATTAGACTTAATGCCGGATGACAAAAGATGGTGCATTACTAGGGAATGGTATACAGATCCTTTTGCTGATTCTTTGGATCTAGACGAACTCAAAAGCCAAGAGATCCAACAGCAAATTTTATCGGGAGAACCTAAGAATTTATCCGACCTAAATGAAAGAAGAGTAAAAGCAGTAGCCTATGCTGACCAATACTGTGGAGCAGCCAGCCTTCCTGAGTATAGCTTTCAATATAACCCTAAATACAGGAACTATAACCCCCAGGGGGGAGATTGTGCTAACTTTGCTTCCCAAATGCTTTATGAAGGAGGAAATTTTAGAAAAAATTCTACATGGAACTATGAGCGAGGCGCAGGAAGTAAAGCCTGGATTAATGCGAATGCCTTCAATAATTATATGCTATACAGCGGAAGAGCCTCGCTCATTGCCAGTGGTACCTACGAAAAAGTTCTAGCCGCCTCCCACAAACTCTTGCCTGGGGACTATGTAGCTTATGAAAAAAAAGGAAAAGTTACCCATATATCTGTTGTGACAGGTATAGATTCTAAAGGCTATGCTTTAGTAAACTCTCATAATTCAGATCGCTATAGAGTTCCCTGGGATTTAGGCTGGAGTAATAAAGGGATAAAATTTCGACTGGTCCGTGTGCATTATTAA
- the feoB gene encoding ferrous iron transport protein B: MDCHGVASVIEIPEGSKKIVLVGNPNVGKSVFFNAFTGMYVDVSNFPGTTVDISHGKYKDDVVIDTPGVYGVSSFNDEERVARDVILYGDIIVNVVDAVHLERDLFLTQQIIDMGKPVVVALNMMDDVKRNGLKIDVKKLSKQLGVEVISTTATKGEGIQEVKEAIHRAKKGNRLQVVEDNILKVLGDVDEESEAVLLLEEDEHMLERHKLVLKYPLRESIYMERRRRVDEIVNQVVAESNQGASFKTKLGRWMIQPLTGIPILLFTLYLMYQAIGVFVAQTVVEITEEIIMGTYYNDFIVGIFTRFVEEGNFVGDLLIGEFGLFTMAPIYLLGLLLPLVVGFYLCLSVLEDSGYLPRIATLVDRLLTYLGLNGRAVIPMILGFGCVTMATITTRLLGSKRERFIATMLLGLAIPCSAQLGVIAGLIAPLGFKYLLIYLVTIFTVFVLTGTALNKVMPGKSTDLLIDLPPLRLPQFNNVLRKTYIKTLMFMKEAGPLFAVGAVTITIMQYTGILEGVTAFFAPITQGFLKLPPQVAQAFIMGIIRRDFGAAGLDSLASAGILSGAQVVVSLVAITLFVPCIAAIMVIFKERSWQESAAIWIGSFILSFLTAGVLAQLIL; the protein is encoded by the coding sequence ATGGATTGTCATGGTGTAGCTTCCGTTATTGAGATTCCAGAAGGAAGTAAGAAAATTGTTTTAGTAGGGAACCCTAATGTAGGGAAATCAGTTTTTTTTAATGCTTTTACAGGAATGTATGTGGATGTATCAAACTTTCCCGGGACAACTGTAGATATTAGTCATGGGAAGTATAAGGATGATGTTGTAATAGATACGCCAGGTGTATACGGAGTATCTTCCTTTAACGACGAGGAACGGGTTGCAAGAGATGTAATTCTTTATGGAGATATAATAGTAAATGTAGTAGATGCGGTGCATCTAGAGAGGGACTTGTTTTTAACGCAACAAATCATTGACATGGGAAAGCCTGTAGTAGTTGCCCTAAATATGATGGATGATGTGAAACGAAATGGTCTGAAAATAGATGTTAAAAAGTTGTCTAAACAGTTAGGAGTAGAGGTTATTTCTACCACTGCTACGAAAGGGGAGGGAATCCAAGAAGTAAAAGAAGCGATTCACCGCGCCAAAAAAGGCAATAGATTACAAGTTGTTGAGGACAATATTCTAAAAGTTTTAGGAGATGTGGATGAAGAGTCTGAAGCTGTTTTATTGTTAGAAGAAGATGAACATATGTTAGAAAGGCATAAACTAGTATTAAAATATCCCTTAAGAGAAAGTATTTACATGGAACGAAGAAGAAGGGTGGATGAAATTGTAAACCAAGTAGTCGCAGAAAGTAATCAAGGAGCCTCCTTTAAGACGAAGCTGGGTAGGTGGATGATTCAACCTTTAACTGGAATTCCAATTCTACTGTTTACTTTATATCTAATGTATCAAGCTATCGGTGTGTTTGTAGCTCAAACTGTGGTAGAGATTACAGAAGAAATCATTATGGGAACCTATTATAATGACTTTATTGTGGGCATTTTCACTAGGTTCGTTGAAGAAGGAAATTTTGTAGGGGATCTGCTCATAGGAGAGTTTGGCTTGTTTACGATGGCTCCGATTTATTTATTGGGTCTTCTACTACCTTTGGTAGTTGGATTTTATTTGTGCTTATCAGTATTAGAGGATTCAGGATATTTGCCTAGAATAGCTACTTTGGTCGACAGATTATTGACCTATTTAGGGTTAAATGGTAGAGCAGTTATACCAATGATATTAGGTTTTGGTTGTGTTACCATGGCTACTATTACCACAAGATTATTAGGTTCTAAAAGGGAACGGTTTATTGCTACAATGTTATTAGGACTGGCTATTCCTTGCTCTGCACAGTTGGGGGTGATTGCAGGTCTCATTGCTCCTTTAGGGTTTAAGTACTTATTAATTTACTTAGTAACGATTTTTACAGTATTTGTATTGACAGGAACTGCTCTGAATAAGGTAATGCCAGGAAAATCTACAGATTTATTAATTGATCTTCCACCTCTTCGGTTGCCTCAATTTAATAATGTATTGCGTAAAACCTATATAAAGACCTTAATGTTTATGAAGGAAGCAGGACCTTTATTTGCTGTTGGTGCAGTGACGATTACAATCATGCAGTATACTGGAATTTTAGAAGGCGTTACAGCTTTCTTTGCGCCTATTACCCAAGGGTTCTTAAAATTACCTCCTCAAGTAGCACAAGCCTTCATCATGGGAATTATAAGAAGGGATTTCGGTGCCGCTGGATTAGATTCTTTAGCTAGTGCTGGTATTTTATCTGGGGCTCAAGTGGTAGTATCTTTGGTGGCGATTACATTATTTGTACCTTGTATTGCAGCAATTATGGTGATTTTTAAAGAAAGAAGCTGGCAAGAGTCTGCTGCTATTTGGATCGGAAGTTTTATATTATCTTTCTTGACAGCAGGCGTACTAGCTCAATTAATTTTATAA
- a CDS encoding FeoA family protein has protein sequence MTLDKIVRGQKLEIVKIPDANIRAQAIRLGICEGAKLICSEKLPAGPIVLQNRMQEIAIGRNLAETIEVRAI, from the coding sequence ATGACATTAGATAAAATTGTGAGGGGACAAAAACTAGAAATTGTTAAAATTCCTGATGCAAACATTCGGGCTCAAGCTATACGTTTGGGGATATGTGAGGGAGCAAAGCTAATCTGTTCGGAAAAGTTACCTGCTGGGCCCATCGTTCTTCAAAACAGGATGCAAGAAATTGCTATTGGACGTAATTTAGCTGAGACGATAGAGGTAAGAGCAATATAA